taaaatagtataaaaaataaaaattactataattattttacttaattattatattcatAATTCACTTTAGAAGAGCAATCTTATTGCACATGACAATtagtaatagtaaaaaaatattttttgaattgattttattatctaattttttttttcaactttgataattttatttaattatattttaaatttatatggtcatctaattttaattttaattaaatattatgtataaaatgaagATATTTAGGATCATTTGGAGCCACTTATAGAAAATTACTTTTTCGAAAGaaattaattatttgaaaaagtaCCTATCTAAAAGTAGTATGTGTTTGCTTATTAcaagtagtttttcaaataattacttttttcaaaaaaaatactttttcgGAAAATACTTACTTTCCTTAAAATATGGTAGTTTGGAAAAGTAtcttttgaaataagtacttatttaacTGTAAACCAAACACCACTTATTGACACAAGTACTTAATTTTAAGTACTTTTCataataagtacttatttttaaCATGTTCCAAACAAGgacaatttaattttaatttaaaattatgtataaaatgaatgatttaattcacACAacttaattattaaaatattttttggcaaTAGGTTGCcaatttttgtttttcaatttttttgagaTCAATTAAATCGATGACAGAAATAGAAAATTAGCTACGTAAACAAATACGTTTTCATATTCTGTTTCTTCACTATACAttaatgaaaatagaaaacaaaaaggaTACTAAAGAAAcccttggttttcaattttttcaaaaacaattgagatcaacaatagaaatgaaaaattagaaacataaacaaatgcaTTATCATAATCTCGCTatgcaaaaacaaaaacagaaaatagaaatgataacAAATAGACCTTAAGCCTTCAAGGTATTTTGTTGGTGAATAGTAGTTCTCTCTTTTGTTCATAAATATTGCTTggaaatgatattgtcttgatttaTGAAACTAAGGATGGAGTAGAGTTTAAGTTATTATGGATaaaagctttagaatctagaggttttaggataagtaaaaataagacaaaatatagaAAATGTTAGTCATGGTACGAGGAATATTGGACAAAAGATTAAACTTGACGATGGAGAAATAAATAGTAGTACTAGATTTTGATTCATGGGATCTGTTATGCAAGCCGAAggagaaatcaaagaaaatgttACACAAAGTTAAAATAGggtgggtaaaatggagaagtgcttaaGGTGTATTTTATCATTGTacaatacctttaaaattaaacgAAAAGTTTAATAGGAAGACTATAAGACTAGTTATGTtgtatggattagaatgttggacaactaagaaacaatatatccaaaaagtaaaagttgtcaaaatgagaatgctaaggtgagTTCACTAAGTTGTATGAcgttaaaaagaaaagaaaaagaaatgaacatatttatgGTAAGTTAAGTATAGcacttgtagaagataagattaGGGAGGGGCGTCTTAGGTGGTTTGGGCATGTTAATATAGGCCAAATAATGCACCAGTGGGCAGGGGTGAGCTCTGTAAGTGGAAGTAAAAAGCTTAGGGGTAGacccaaaataacttggaatgataTAATAAGCAAAGATTTATTAGACCTTAAATTATTGGAGGAAATTGCCTTGGATCAGGTAAATTGGCGGAAAATATTCAAGTACTTGACCTCACCTAGTCGGACTTAAGGAATAGTGTGCTTATGAGGAGGTGTGAGCTAGCGTCTATATGTGACAGTAGAAGgataagggtagacctaaaataactttgaCTAAGATAGTAAAGATTTAATTGCCCTTAAATTGTTGGAAGAAATTGCCCTCAATCGTGTAAATTGGCAgcaaaaggattcatgtagccaagaTAAGAGTGGATTCTGTAATTTAATTGAGTAAATGAAAGTGATAAGACTTCACAAGTTTTATCGTGACCCAACAACTTTGCTTTACGTACACTCGTAAATAGTAATTCTTAAATACTATTGAAAGGTCATCACTTAGATTTTGTTGTTAAGTGTTGAACAGTTCATTCCCACTTGAGACATTAAACTGATACACAGAATGCATTTATTCAAAGAAATCATAATACATGAATGAATGGTATATGATTGAAATGCAAATACAAGTAATGAATTTATTTTCAGTTTTAGGAAAATGGAATTTGTTGTTTTAGGAACCACCCCAATGTTCACTGTTTGCAGATTGACTCGCAATCTTGATGTTAGAATTGTTGTTTATAACATTCCGGAGGCATCTGTCCATTAAATCTTGCAGTATCTTTGCAATAGTCGTAAATCATGTAGTTGTCTCTGACCCAGTTCATCTGACCCATCTTAGCATAACTCAAGCTGCTGTACACTGGTGAGGTCCACCAGTTAGCTGTGGAGTTGGAGGCACATTGATTGATGCTGACTGGTCCATTCCATTTGCAAGCCCTCGCCCTGAATCTACTGAATCTGGCTATGAACGGTGCACTGTTCCAGTCTATCTTGTCAAGCCCACCTCTAGTTGCCCAGTTGTCAGCATTCCATAGGCTTGAATAAACTCGCATCCCCTGCTTGTTAGGGAAAGCAATTCCCTCAATCTCATAGTTTCGGAAAACTCGAATTGGAATTCCATCAATGTACCACCTGAAATCATATGGACAAATGATTTGGAGTGAGGAAGAGCTAATAAGAAGGATTTTTTGCGAAGAACTAGAAAAGAAGTGATAGGAATTAGGAATGTTTTTGAGTTGGAAAAGATCATCAGCGGTTGGAGAAAGAAGCATGAATTTATTTGGAGTCCATTTGTTGCCTTTTACAACATATGGAAAAGCACAAAAGTATTCCTGAATGGCTTGAGTTGATTGTGATATTTGCATTGGGCATGATTTGCTTACAAGTATACTTACACAATTTCATTGGGGTTCCAGTGAATGGTATAGTTGTGGAAATCAGCAGTTGGGTCAAACCAGGGGTAGAATTGCTGCTCTTTGCTTCCATTTCCGTGGGTATAAATATTGGTGTGGATAATGTAAGGCTGCCCAGAAACATTTCCTAAGAACTCGTAGTCAATCTCATCATGGAAGTTTCCAGTAGAGGACCACTGCACAAAAATAAGAATGGTGAATTAGCTGTTTTCCTTTCGCAATTTTTATGCATCCATGTCTAGGTATTGCATGTTTTTACAGGCCTGGGCTTGAATAATTTACAGGTGTCAGCGAGGAAGATGGAAAAAGCTcacacataattttttttttttcctgattgtGGCTAGGTTGTTTTCCATGTAAATTTCGGTTACCAAATTTTTATTGTCAGTCAGGCCTATGAAGGTTATAGGAAAACATTTCAAACCAGTGCACTTACGTAGTAGGCTGTGACTGTTCCAGCAGAGTTTCCTGGTACTAACTTGATTAGCATTTCTACACTTCCAAACAGGAATGCTCTCTTTGACTGAATACCTGAGCCTGAAAACAAAGGCAGAACAATTGTACAGTTATGGCAGGCTACTTTTAGGGCTGAGAGATGATAAATCTCTCCAGTAATTGGATTAACAGATCTTAGAGGCTTTCACTGGATTTTATGTTTAAAGATCACTTTTTTGAGAATTTCCATCTTCAATGCCACCTTCACATGACAAATTACAAATCTTATGCACTTTTAAGTGGTTCTCAAAATGGACTATGTTGATCTACTTGGCATTGTTTCAGCCTCTACACTTGTGCATAAGCTTGCAAACATTACTTCTTAgttttgaaaaaccaaacaaATTCATATTACTCAAGAGTGTTGAAACCTGAGAACATTAGCTGCAATGATCATAGAAATGATAAGCAGATGACATATACCTGAATTTCTATCCAACACAAGTTGAAGATTCTCGCCGTCTCCTTGAATTGCAGCGTTGCCAGAGCCCCAATTGAAAAACACACTGTTCGAAAACTTCGCATCAACTAAGCTATGTTCAAATGCTACGATGAATGCCGCCACGAACAAACAACGTAAGCTCCCCATTCTAGCCGGCTCCTTTCAAAAGTTCTCCTCtgtttttctccctttgtttCTTCTCCTCTTGTCTGTGGAGCTCGATCGGGATGTTTTGCCATCAGCTGTGTGATGGATTATATATATAGCTCATGACCACCAAATATGCCCCCCCTAAGTTGGCTTTCCTattaatgtttttaaaaaataaaaataaaaatcttgtgtaaataaaaaatagaaacaaaagtaTAGTTCTTAAATATTTTGACATTGTCATAGTAATTGACATTCTTATATAATGATTATTTTTTCAGTGGGAGGGCcatcatacattttttttttttgggttaccaACTCCCCAATAAGGCAAGAACAGTAAAGCAAACTTCAAttcttgtttttgttgttgttgttattattattatgatgagaATGGAGAAGAGCAAAGTAGACCAGCTGGGACGCGGTGGGAgtaggaaagaagaagaaaaattcaaaatcGTGCAGGAGACTAATGAAAGGAAATGGGATTGTGTGGGGAGGCGGGCAGGCAGGCAGGCAGCTGTGACTTTGTGATTATCTTTCGGTGCCCAAAACAAAATTGATGTTGATAAACTCTAATCCTATTAATCTGTTCTGTATCCTTTTTCCCCATTCtcaaaatatgatatttatttatttctttattttttagcctAATTCTTGTTTCTTTGAATTTACTATGAAAAAAAGAATAATTaaagccattttttttttccgaaTATTTTTGACTGCCTTTCTCAACTCTTTAAATGTGCCGCGTCTTACGAGTGTCATTTTCGACATGCCATTAAAATCCATAGCGCGTTACTTGTATCCTACTCAACGTTATTAAATACGGTTTGGACATCGAATAAGTGAAGGGATTAATAATCTAATTAGAATttataacattttaaaaatataaaagtaaataaaaaaaaagagctGTATACTtagcaaaaattcaaatttaaattcatagCTAAATTAATTCGATCATGATTCAGTCTTGAAATCCGATATAAACTTAGTCTCATTTTTTACATATTATCGAAAAATAATGTAAGAGGCAACATTATATGCTAATTGTAACTAACAAAGTCTTGAGTAAAACTAATTACTATTCGCATAAAACCAATAGGACACTCTAGCTAATCTCCaaaattttaattctattttttaatagttttaaattagaaagaaaataaaattgtataaaatgacataatttattcatgcaattaaataaataattttattttaacggctctttaaaaaaaagaaaagaaaagaaaactcaTATTAAATGCATGACTCAAcacaaattattttcaaaattaattgcatataattttttttaaaaaaattatgacaagttgattgcatattttctttaaaaaaataaaaaataaagtctTCATCATGATCATGCATcttaaatacacacacacacacacacacacaattatttaataatataaatttatttgggGGTTAGTTTGTCAAATCAAATTGAACAATTACTTAGTGCAATAGAATAAGAGGTAACAATTTTCTTTTCtgaaaaaaattgattaaaagtcttaactttaatttttattaattcattaacaCTTCAACGTtatgatttttataatttattaactTTAAAAGCAATTAGGGAATGAATTCGTTCGTGCAAAtaattgcattattttaatgtgattattgaaagtgactcgcgaattgtagttgattgattTCGGGAAGGTAGGTGTATTTTGTGGTATCtttaggatttttgggaggaACTCATggtggagttagaaggagtgaatgtcatggtgacacatcaatatagggaagacaatagtgtggctaattttcttgctaaagaaggagaaatgggaaacaatgtaatctatgaAAAACAATACCTTCTATCCCCCCCCCCCAAGAGCATGACGCGGTGGAAAGACATTAACAAGTAAGGAGTATTgggggttcaatttcaggtaaataCACTCATGGAGCTAACGGTACCTGTAGATGGTGAGAGCTtattctgtgagccagcggggattgtggatggtgagagttcgctttgtGAACCAGCgaagaccgtggatggtaatggagatgtgtcccaagagttcggttggctgaacgtccaactgatgcacagaagtcaTATCCGCATTCTGGACTTTGTCCTGATCAGCAAGACTTGGGGGCGGAGGACACTGATTCGTAGGTTCGCTGCCACACTAGGGGGT
This window of the Malania oleifera isolate guangnan ecotype guangnan chromosome 6, ASM2987363v1, whole genome shotgun sequence genome carries:
- the LOC131157085 gene encoding probable xyloglucan endotransglucosylase/hydrolase protein 26 gives rise to the protein MGSLRCLFVAAFIVAFEHSLVDAKFSNSVFFNWGSGNAAIQGDGENLQLVLDRNSGSGIQSKRAFLFGSVEMLIKLVPGNSAGTVTAYYWSSTGNFHDEIDYEFLGNVSGQPYIIHTNIYTHGNGSKEQQFYPWFDPTADFHNYTIHWNPNEIVWYIDGIPIRVFRNYEIEGIAFPNKQGMRVYSSLWNADNWATRGGLDKIDWNSAPFIARFSRFRARACKWNGPVSINQCASNSTANWWTSPVYSSLSYAKMGQMNWVRDNYMIYDYCKDTARFNGQMPPECYKQQF